The following nucleotide sequence is from Brachyspira suanatina.
TTTTTTATAATTATTAATGATGAAAATTAAATGGCTATGCTTAAACTTTCGCCTTTAGTTATGCTTTCTAAATTGCTTTGTTCATTGTAAATTTTAGCATACTCTCCATTTAGGTTCATCAATTTATTATGAGTTCCTTCTTCCATTATTATTCCGTCTTTTAAGAAATATATATGATCTGAAGGTATACAGTTGTAAAGTCTATGGGATATTAATATAACAGTTTTTTCTTTGGCAATATCTCTTATAATCTGCATAATGCTTTCTTCACTTTCAACATCAACATTAGAAGTAGCTTCATCAAATATATATATGTCAGCATTAAAAAGTATTGCTCTAGCCAAAGCCAATCTCTGTCTTTGTCCTCCAGATAAATTAGCAGCTTTCTCCATTATTATAGTATTAAGTCCATTTTCAGTTTGAAGAAAATCATAAAGCTCAACTTTCTTTAATGCTTCATTCATTTGCTTTTCTGTTATAGTGTTTCCTGCCATTTTTAAATTATCATATACAGTTCCTTCAAATAAATAACTGTTATGATCAACAACAACTATTTTTTTGTATAAATCATCTTTATTTATTGTATCAAGTTCTATATCTCCAATTTTTATTGAACCTTTATAATTTTCATTTTTCAAAGATATGAGTCCTGCTATAGTGCTTTTTCCTGAACCTGAAACGCCTACTATAGAAACGAATGATTTTTCTTTTATAGTCATATTAATATTTTTTAATATAGTTTTATCTTTATTGTATGCAAAACTTACATCTTTAAAAGTAATCTCTTCATTTTCTTTATTTATATTATTTACTCTTTTATCATCTTCTTCCATATCAAGTATTTCAAACATCTTATCGCTTGCTGATATTCCGTTCATAGCTATATGGAAGAAAGAGCCTAAAAGTCTTAAAGGTATAAAGAATTCAGCAGAAAGCATTATTATAGTGAATGTGCCTGCTAAATTTATATTTCCTTTCATATATTCAAGTACAGATATTATTACTCCCAAAGCAGCTCCGCCATAAGCTATTATGTCCATTATAGTAGTAGAGTTAAGCTGCATAAAAAGAAGATTCATAGTAGCAATTCTAAACTTTTCAGCCTCTATATTCATTTCTTCATTTTTCTTTTCATCTGCTTTATATATTTTTAAAGTAGTAAGTCCCTGTACATCTTCTAAAAATATTTCACCTAAATCACTATAACTTCCCCAATATTTTTTTAATATTCTCTTAGCAATTTGTACTATAGCAATGATTGATATAGGTATAAGAGGAACACATATCAAAAGTATAACAGCCGACTTAACGCTTATAGTAGAAAGTACGCAAAAAAGCACTATAGGAGCTATCATACTATAGAAAAACTGAGGAAGATAACGTCCGAAATAAGTTTCTAATTGATCAACGCCTTCCATAGATATCTGTACTATTTCACTTGTAGAGAATTTTTCTTTATATCTGCTTCCAAGTGTTAGAAGTTTTGAGTACATTTTTTCTCTTAAAGTTTGTTTTACTCTTCCTGAAGCATGATATGACATGTTAGCCATTAAAATATTGAATCTGAATCTCAATATTACTATAACAAAAATAGCAATAGCAACTTTTAATATATCTTCTTTTAATACATTTCCTTGTGAAGCTTTTTGTATTATATCAGCCATGAAAATTACAGCTGTTATATTTAGAGCCAAATTCACAAGCTGTATTATCACATGCCATGCTATGTATTTTTTAGCATTTCCCATTAATGATATAAGTCTTTTATTAATCATAAACTTTCCTTTATTTTTTATTTTAATATATTAATAAATGGTTCTTTTTATTATTTCTTTTATCATAGAACCATCATAATCTGCATTAATCATAGAACTTATAATAAATGAGAATATAGTATCTATAAATTTATCAGCAGTAAAATTATCATTGAAAGCATCTTCTCTTACTTTTTTATCATTAATAAGAGTTTTATATAATCCCTCTTTAATATGCTTTTTTACCATATTCATCATATTGATACCTTTGCTTTTATTTTTTCCAAACATCATAGTAGAATGCATAGAGAAAAAACTAGGATATTTTTTACTTCCTTTCTCCAAGTTTTTATAAATAGTATCAACAATATCTAAAAAGCTATCAGATTCCAAGCAAACATTTGAAGGGTGAAATATATCCATCCATACACTTCCTATAACTTCTATAGTAAGTTCCTCTTTGGATTTAAAATAATTGTATATAGATCCAACAGCTATATTAGATGCTTCTGCAAGAGAACGCATATTTATTGAGTTAAGCCCTCTTTTTTTTATAAGTTCTCTGCTTACTCTAAGTATTTCTTCTTTTGAAGTTACAATATTGTTCATATACTAATTCCTTAAATTGTACTAGTTAATATAGTATCTAGTTCCTATACTAATTCTTCCAAAACCTGCCGTATTTAATTTTTTCGGGTATCCAAGTTTTGCTCCGTCATATACATCATGAAGACCTCCGCCGAATTCTAACATTATAGCAACATGTCTGCTTACATTAATATTAAATCCGGCACCTCCTCCTACTTCCCAATACATAGGTGTTGAAAATAAAAACTTTCCGCTTGTATCCGGATCGAATGATAAAAATCCGAAACTTACAAAAGTAAAAGCGTATCTTCCTATACTTATTTCTCCTGTGTATTCATCTTTACTTCCAAAAGTAAATTTTTGCATGAATCCTAATTGATACATATCAGGATTTTCATCGTATATTTTTGAACCTACTATTGAAGTATAACTTTTCATCTCAAAATTATTAAATTTAAATAATTTAAATCCAAACTCTATATTAACACTTGTTTTTATAGTATCAGCACTGCTGTAAAGTCCTATAGAAAAAAATCTATTATCAAGTCCTGATACAAATTTATTTTTTTTATCCTCTTCTGTATAAGCAATATCAAATAAACTCAATGAAATAATATTTATAACAATAATATATTTATATATTTTCATAACCGTATCCAAATAATTAATTTTCCTTATCCAATTCGATATTTGTTTCTATGCTGCCGCTGTATTCTTTTGTGGTTTTTATATAGGCAAAGAAATATATATATTTTATTAATAGGACTACAACTAATGCTATTCTAGCATGCAGATGATTTATAAATACTAATGCTATTGATAGCATAATAGTAACTGGTATCAATATAGTTAATTTAGATTTTAAAGTCATAGTTTTTGATTTAACAAAACTTTCTAAATGCTTTTTATAAAGATTAGTTGATATAAACCAATCATGAAATTTTTTAGACCCTTTAGCAAAAAAGAATCCTGATAAGAGCAAAAAAGGTGCTGTTGGGAGTATAGGAACTACCACACCAATAACACCTATGCCCATAAATAAAAAACCTAAAGATATAAATAATATTCTCATAATTTAGCCTTCATATTGAACATTGTTCAGTATTTGAGTAAAATAAATGTTCAATATATCATTGCTTTACGCCTTTATATTGAACATTGTTCATTATAGACTATATTTCAATTTTGTCAATAAAAATAATATATAATTACAAAGTTTTTTTCTTTGTATTGTTTCTATCTAAAGCTTCTTTTAATAATTCTCCGTTAGGATATATTTCTCTACACATATTGATATATTTCTGATAATTTTCTTCATCTTTTGTTTTGAAATAATACTGAGATATCCAAACATAAGATAAATATTTTTGATATTTTTCTTTAGCATTTGCAAGAGCATCATTAAAATATTGAAAAGCTTTTTTATCGCTTCCGCCTGCTATTGCCGGAGCATGCATATATCCTACGCCTGTACCAAGAAGTGCAAAAAAGTTTTTATCATCTGTTTCTAATATTTTTTTGTATATATCTTTGCTTTTTGATCCGAAAGAAATCTTTTCAGAAAGTCCTGAATAATAAACAATATAATTCATAAGTTCAGATACGCTTATCAAATAATCAGCATCATTAGATTTTTCATAATCTTTATTTTGATTTATAGCTTCTTTTAAGTAATTATATTTTTCTTTATCATTAGTCATAGTTTTTGCTTTTATAAGAGAATAAATATTTTTATAAGTTTGTGAATTATTATTTTCTATAGTTTTTATATTATAGTTTGATGAATAATAGTCATTGTAAAAATTATTAATATCCTTTGAATTATAAGAATATAAAAGGCTTGCTAATATAAGCATAATTATCATAGTTTTGATAGTATTCATAGAGGTATCCTTATTTGTTTTTAATTGAATCGTCATTCTAATATCAAAAAAAATAAAAAGCAAGAAAATAATAACTTTATGATAAAAAGTTCATTTTGAATTGTTATATATGCTTTTTATACTATAAGATTTTTTATAATTTTTATTTTTTGATTATATTGATAGGAGAATATAACAATATAAAAAAGTGAGCCGAAAATATAAAATAAATTTATTTATTTTATGCTCATAGTTTTAGGCGAGCATAGCAATAATAAAAAGCTTTTAAATAAGCCTATTATTATTGCTATTTATTTTTTAATTATCTTCTTATATGTCTTGAATGTATTTCGCCTATAGATTCTATTCTTGCATAGCTAATTTATCGGCAGCTTCATTTGTAGAAATATTTTCTCTGTCGGATATTTCAAATATTTCTAATATTCTATTATATATTTTTTCTGTAGCACTTTTAGCAGCTTCATAATTATAGGTAGGATTTTCCATAGCCACATTGATAACGCCTCCTGCATTTGCAACATAATCAGGAGCATAAACAATACCTTTCTCTTTCAATATTCTTCCATGATGAGATTCTTTAAGAACATTATTAGGCGAACCTGCTATAACTTTGCATTTTAATTTTGGTATAGTTTCATCATTTATTATAGCACCTAATCCGCAAGGAGCGAATATATCCACATCTTGTTCATATATAGAATTAACATCAACTTCTTTAGCTTTATAGAGTTCAACAACCTTTTTTACTTTATCATTATCAATATCAGATACGAATAAATGTACATTATCTTTAGCTAAATAATCGCATAATACCAAACCTATATGTCCAAATCCCTGAATTGATATTTTCTTTCCTCCTAAATTATCAGTTCCGAATGCCTTTAATGCACTTGCCTTTATAGCCATATAAACACAATAAGCAGTCATAGGAGAAGGGTATCCGGATTTGCTTCTTAGTCCTGCAACGAAATTAGTTTCTTTAGCAAGATATTCCATTTCTTCAGTACTTGTGTTTACATCTTCAGCAGTGATATATCTTCCATTTAAAGATTCTATAAATCTTCCGTAAGATCTCCAGAAAAGCTCATTTCCTTTAACTTTTTTGGATCGGCCATTATTACAGTTTTTCCGCCTCCTAAATCAAGTCCGGCGCATGCAGATTTTAAAGATATTCCTCTTGCAAGCCTCAAAATATCTTCTATAGTTTCATTTTTATAAAAAATATTAATTTAATAAAAAATATGTTAAATATTTTTACTAATTTAATTGATTTTTGTTATATAAATATAGTTTAATTAGGTTATTTCATATGAAAAAACAAGATGTAAAAAATAATAAAATAAAAGTATCAAAAGAAGAATTAGAAGCAAAAGAAATTCCTTTGCTGTTTAGTGTTGTAAATTTTTCTTCAAATTTACATATTTCTATGTATGTTGATAGTATAGGTATTAAAACATCAGAATCTTCGTATAGGGCTATGATGTATTCTGAAGTAAATAGGAATATTAGTGAAGAGTATCTACTGAATTCTAAAAAATCATCAATAGATTTAACATCATTGCTAAACGTTGGAAATTATTCGTTATTTCCTATAGGGGCTTCTCTTAGTAATAGAAAACTATTAGAAGATGATGTTCATAAAAAAGGAAATGCTATTAAGCTACCAAATTATAAAAATCTTAATGCTCCTATAGGTGCTGTAATAAGATCTAGAAGAAGTAGAAGAGATTTTAAAGGTGAAGCATTAACATTAGTAGATTTGTCTACTTTGTTATATTATGGAGACGGTATCTCTGGAGATTTTAGTTTTAATTTTCCTAAAGAAGATTATGGTACTATAACTTTGGGCGATGAGTATATATCTAAAGTCCGTACAGCTCCTTCAGGCGGAGGTCTTTATCCTATATATCTTTATATTGTGGCATTAAATATAAAAGGTATTGATAAGGGTGTATATAAATATATGCCTTATACTCATTCTCTTGAAAAGATAAAAATATTTAGTGATGAAGATGTAGAAAATTATTGTAAAGATAATGTATTCGGTGGGGGTATAGATTTAAGAAAAACAGCTTTATCTGTTTATTATGTTTATAGTTTGTTTGAGAATACAAGAAAATATGGAGATATGGCATTGTCTTTTGCTTTGATAGAAACAGGTGAAATAGCACAAAATATACAGCTTGCTGCTGCTGCAAGCGGTATTTCAGCATGCGATATTGGTGGATTTAATAAGTCTCTATCTGAACAATTGTTAAATATAGATGGTCAAACTAATCATATTGTTCACTTGACTTTATTGTCAAAATGATATATATTTAATTTAGGTGAATAAAATGGATAATAAAAATATTAAACTTTATGATAATGTAACTATTTTTTTTAATTCTAATGATGAGATTAGATTTAGAAAGGGAATATGGAATTTTGAAGAGGCTACTTTAGGGCTTAATGATTTAAATGATAATATAAAAGAAGCTTTAATATTCTTTGCTAAAGAACTTTTTGATGATAAATTAATTTCTTTTGAAAATATAGTAAAGAAATTTTCTCTTAATGAGAAAGACAGTAATTTTTTGGATGAAATTATATCTTCTCTTATAGGTAATAGATTTTTAGAGTATGATGATAAAAAAAATAATATGCTTAATACGGTTTATGAGTTTATAGGAGAATACTTTTATGATATACCAGATGAAAGTAAAGTACAGAAAAATAAAGTAATGTTTATAACTGATAATGCAAGATTAAAAGAGTATGCTAAATTGACATCAGAAGATTTATATATGAATGTTGCTATGATGGATTCTGATGATATAAAAAATCTTGAAAAAGCAAATCTTACAGATACAAGTGATGCCATTGAAAATATTGAAGCTTATAAAGAATTAATAAAATTATTTGATGGTATATCATGTGTTGTTGTAAGTGTAGAGAAACCTAGATTAAATTTGCTTAGAAATATAAATAGGCTTCTTCTTGATAAATCAATACCAATAGTTATATCGATATTAGATGGACCGTTTTTAAATATTACTACTATAAAAGGTAAAGAGACTGGTTGTTATGAATGCTTTGAAAATAGGGTGGTAGCTAGAAATGAAAGTTTGTCGGTTTATAATAAATTTGTAAAACAAACTATGGATTTTAAATTAAACAGTAAAAAAACTTATATAACACCTATTTTGCAAACATTTACTTCTCTTGCGTTATACGAGGCGTTTTTATTTGCAACTATAGGTAGATGCAAACTTGCAGGACGAGTTATAAATGTTTATATGCCTCTAATAGAAATTCAGATTCAGGATTTACTTAGAGTTCCTTTTTGTCCAGCATGTGGTCATATAAGTAAAGCTAAATATGATGAGATGTATACTTCGTCAAGAAAAATAATAGAAAATCTTTCTAGTAAAGTTATAATAAATGGATGATATATGATTAATTACTATCCAAATCATAAAAATATATTAAACAAATTTAATTCTATTTGTGGACACCAAACAGGAATTATGAATTCTCTTATTATAATGCAATCTAATTCTATTATATCTGAGAATATGAATACATGTACTGCAATGCTTCCTGATTATCATAAAATATTATTAGGAGATAATGTTGAGGTTAATTATCACCTTTCAGGTTATGGTATTTATAGAGATGAGGCTATTATAAGGTTATTAGGTGAAGGTGTAGAGAGATATGCATTATTTACTTCAAATTTGTATTTTGAAGAAAAACTAAAATACGCTTCTTATAATCAGTTAAAAAAAGAATACCCTAATAATGTAATACCATTTGAATACATTAAAATATATAGTGATGATGAATGTCAAAAATTAAATAGTATTGGTATTTTAGAAAATATAACAGAGGATGATATATTATCTTGGATACTTCTTCCTTCTTTATTTGACAAAGAGAAAGAATATTATATGCCAGCACAGAATTTCTTTTTATCTCATCCTATTAGAAGAGATAAGGGGGAAAAAGTATTTATAAGCGGATTTTCAAAAGGAAGTGCAAGTCATAAGAATATACCTCTTGCTTTAAAATCAGCTATAACTGAAATAATAGAATGCGATGCATGTATGATAAAATGGTATACAGAAAGTAATGTTAAAGAAGTTATAATTGATGATGATATTCTTAATAACGCTATAAATAGTATTTTGAAAGATATTGATTATAATGTTAGAGTTTTTGATTATACAGTTGATGAAAAGTTAGGATATGTTTTTACCGTTATGCTTGTTAATAAAAGCGAAGAATCTCCTTACATTGTAGTTGGAGCTTCTTCAGGGCTTAATCCTAGAAAAGTAATATATAGAGCTTTTATGGAGGCTTTAGCTATACTTATCTTAAATATTAATGGTCCTTTATCAATGCCATTAGATTATTTGGAGACTGTGTCTCAAAAAAGCTATATTAACCTTGATAGTAATGTTAATTATTGGGGTGATCTTATAGATAAAGAAAAAAAATTGAAATTTATTGATAGTAAAATTAAAGATAAAATTGAATTAAGTAAATATAAAAACCTAGAAGTAGATACCAACTCAGATTTGGAATATTTAATAAAAGGACTTCATAGTATATCAAAATATGCTGTTTATTTAGATATTACCCCTGTTGAAATATATGATAAGGGTTTACATGTTATTAGGGTGTATGTTCCTGAGCTTATTCAGATGTCTATGCCAGCTTTTCCTTATAATAAGCATCCTAGAATTATTGCAAATGGAGGCGTTTCAAACAATGAATTTCCACACCCTCTACCTTGATAAAATTCTTGTGTTACTTTCTGTTTCTTTTCCAACTTCTTTAACAGGAATATTTATTAAATTACATTTTGATAGAATAAATAGAATTTTTCCAAATACTTTAAGTCATCTAATATTTGTTTTAATAGTATTTTTTACAGGATATGTGGGTTATATAAATTATAATGTTAATGTTTATTTTATTATTTTAGCTTTTATTATGTCTTTTGTATGTATAGGTATAGAAATTTTTGAGGCTATGTTGGTTCATTTTTTTAAATACAAATTTTGGATAAAAAACATAGAAATTCATGAAGTAATTGAAAAAAATAACATACTGTCTGATACGATAATTATATTTCTTGGAGTTTTGTGTGAGGAGATAATTTTTAGGCAGGTATTTTTTAATATTACATATAATTTACTAGGTATTAATATCTATGTTGTAGTTATGCTTTCAGCATTTATATATTCTATTAATCATATATATTTTGGAACTAATGTTGTATTACAAAAATTTATTATAGGAATTATATATTCTTTATTATATGTATATTCATCTTTTTGTATAGTGATACCCGTAATTACTCATTTTGCGCAGAATTTTATTTTATATATATTGTCATTCAAAAGAAATAAAAGAGAGGCATTAAATTGATATTTTTGAATCTTTTACCATATATAGCCATATCTTTTCTATTAGGAATTATAATTAAATTTTTAAAGCACACTAATATAATTAATAATATTTGTTTCAATGTAATGAATTATAGTAAACTTGAATATGACGAAATATATGTTTATGTAAGTACTTATATATATTGGCTGTTCATAATTATTTTTGCTGTTATAATAAGTATTAGGAAAGAACAAAATATTTTATCATATTTAATTATAGATAAAAAATATATAATTTATATTTTTATAAATATTTTTGCTATTATTTCTTCATTTGAATTAATCATTAGTATATTAAGTCTAATTAGTATAGATATAAAAAATAATATATTTAAAAATGTATTATTAATACCTTATATTTCTTCACTTTACTACTTAAAGGGAAATAATAAGTGGACATTAATTATGTTGGAAAGTATAATAAAATCTATATTTTTTAATGGAGTATTATATTTTACTATAAAAAAAGAATTTAATGAGTATAATATTTTTACAATTATATTTATAATATGTTTATTATCTATATTAGAGGAAATTTTGAGATTAAATAGTATAAAACAATTTTTGATATTGACAATAATTTGTTTTTTTATTATATTTATTAATGGTATAATAATTGAATACACTAAAAGCTTGATACCGTCTGTATTGGCAACTACGTTTTTTAGTATTTATTATATTGGGCATATTGATAATATGCTAGCTAGTTATAATAAACTTAGATATTAATTTTTTATAAAGTTAATATAAATTAAATAAAAGGAGTTTCTTATGAAATATTCTTCTAAATTAAGTACAACTTGTTCTTTAAAAAGTCAATCTGTTGTATTGGCTCCAGGCGGTTGCTGCTGTTCTTGTTGTTGTTCTTGCTGTATAAGTGTAACAGTAACTAAATAATTTATTGTTATACCTTAGGTAAGGATAAGTCTGCTATATTATTTTTTAATATAGCAGGCGATTTTAAAATAAAGTTGGATATTATGGAAATTTTAATTAGTGCTAATAACATAAAAAAAAGTTTTAATAAAAGATTAATATTAAAAAATGTTGATTTTAATATTAATAAGGGTGAAGTTGTAGCAATTGTTGGCCCTAATGGATCTGGTAAAACTACTCTTATAAATATACTACTAGGTATATTAAAACCTGATTGCGGAGAAACAAAAATAAACATAGATAATTATAAAAAACATATAGGTATTCAGCTTCAATCTACTCCATTTTTTGAAGGTTATAGTGTAAGAGATAATATATTAATGTTTTCAGCTCTATATGATATGAAAATTAGTGATGAAGAAATAGAAAACATTACAAAAAAATATGGATTAGATCAAAAAACTCTTGCTATAAAACTTTCAGGTGGTGAGCAGAAGAAACTTGCTATAATGATAGCTACTATGCAAAATCCAAGTTTGCTTATATTTGATGAACCTACAGCAAGTTTAGATCCAAGAGAAAGATATAATGTAAAAAATATGATATTGGAACTTGTGAAAGAGGATAAAACTATACTTTTTACTTCTCATGATTTAGAAGAGGTTGAGGATATAGCCAGTAGAATAGTATTTTTATATAAAGGAGAAATATTAGAAAGCGGAACTAAAGATGAACTTTTAAAGAAATATAATTTTGATAGTTTAGAGAAGGTCTATTTACATATTACTAATTCTTAATTTTGAATTATAATAAAATTATTAAATTTCTTAATTTTTATTTCATTATATAATTTTGATTTTTTAATATTATAAATATTAATATATTTATTTAAAATAAGTATGAAATTTAAATTTATAAAATTTCAGTTTTTATTATTACTATAATCTGTGTTTGTTTTATTATAAATAAATTATTAGGTATATAGTCTGTATGTTTAGTATGATAAATCAATATCAATAATAAAGTATGATAATCAAATTAATAATAAGATATATATTTATATAAAAGAGAGAATAATTATGAAAACTATATTTAAACTTACAATGAAAAAAGCTATAAGAGACCCTTTCCTTATATTTTGGTCTATATTCTTTCCTTTAGTTATAGTTATATCAATGGGAATCTTTTTCAAAATGGAAAGTTATACTATTCATATACTTACTGCTATGAGTTGTGTTAGTGTACTTGCTTATTCATTTATGACTACAAGTTTTAATGTTCTTAGTCAGAGAAGAAGAGGGGTTTATAATCTACTTAAAGTAACACCTCTTCCTTTATATAAATATATAATAAGTTTGTCATGTGCTTGGGTGATAATATCTATTATAAGTTGTTTATTTGTATTTTGTGTATGTGCTTTATTTTTTAAATTAGAGTTTTCTTTTGTTTCTATACTTTTGTTTTTGCCTGTAATTATATTTGCATCTTTGCTTTATATATTTATAAGTTTCTTTGTTTCTAGTTTGGTAAAAACTAATGAAGTAGCAAGCATATTGTATAATATTATATTAATGGGATCTATGTTTTTGAGTGATGGATATTATTCTTTATACAATGCTCCAAATATAATAAAATTTTTAAGTAAATTAAATATTTTTCAGCATTTTTTGAATGCTTTTAGAGGTGCTTTTTATTTTGATTTTTATGCATATTTTACAGGAATAGCTGTAATTTTAGTATGCTTAGTAGTTGCTTTGATACTTGCTGTTAATACTTTCAGATATGCTGATAAATAATAATGGACTTGTTTTGAAATTACTTTATAAAATTAATATCTATAATTTTATTTATATAATAATATTTTATATATTGTATAATCAATGATTTTAATCTAGAAATATAGAGTTTTGTGCTAAGTATCAGATAATTGAGCACATAATATGTTTTATCTTAATACTGAAGTATCTACTAGATAAAAGAACTGAGGTTTATGAGGTACACATAGTACTTGTGTAAATCCACTACAAATTAAAAAACTAATTTTTTATAAATTTAAAATTTTTTTAGTATACTTTATGTAATATATTAATAGTTAAAAAATTACAATAATTTCATATATAACTTTCTCAACTAGTTTTGAAGAGGTATAAATTATTTTTTGGTTATTGAAAAAATCGTATATTTTTTTAGTTATAAAAAATAATTATAATTAGTTTAAGCTTAATATTAATGTATAATATATAAAGTTATATAATAATATATCAGATATATGCTGTTGTTTGAATTTTTTTAAAGATAATGATTCTTATAGTTATGAACTTTATAAATTAATTACTGGTAAGAGTTATAGAGAATATGAGATTACTAGCATACTTTATACAGTGCTATAAGAAGATTTGAAGCTAGAACTTAATAGAAAGTTATTATGGTGCTGAAAGTTACTTAGGGATAATAAAATATTATAAGATTACAGAAGAAAAAAATATTTTTGCAGGATAGAAATACGGCTATTCAGTAAAAAATAATAGATAAACTTTTTTATATTCAATATATATTGTATATATAGAATGTTATAAGAAAATATTATTATAGATGATTTTTGTAATGAATAAAAAAATAAATACTATAATACTCAAAAATTATAGATCATATGAGAGAGCTTATAAATTATTTATATATGAAAAGCAAGAATATATAAATGATTCTAAAGAAAAAGCTTTTAAAAAGGTACTTAAATCTTATGGATATGTAGATTCAATTATCAAATGATGCAAAAATAGTTAATGAATACAGATTATATTTATTTGATATATTATTGATATTGTTATTGTGGCATTTTTTAGTTTATTATTATGCTTTATATCTAAAATAATAAAAATATAGGATTTTTTATTATAAAATAATCAATTGATTGTTAGTATATTTTTTATTATTTATTGAATAATTAGTATTTTTTACTCATAGTTATACAGTTTATTAATATTTGTAATATATACAGAATAGTAGAATATAGTTATAATGATTGTAAAATAAATTTGAAATATTTTATAATAAGTTTTATTATTATATATATCTGTATTTATATTTAATATATTTTTTTATTCTTCATCATATTCGGTTTGCATTTTTTATTATAAACTTTTTATCTTTGAGTGTGTTTTTATTTCATCAATTTTTTAAAAATTATTACAAAAATATTAAAAAGAAATATACTAATACCAAAGAAGTTATTGGCAATTATATGAAATGAAAGATATTCTAAATTCTAAAGTTCGCATTATGTTAAAAATAGAATAAAATATAAAAAATAATCAGCAAATTTATAGATTGACTTGTAAATATTAATGAAGTTTTT
It contains:
- a CDS encoding SagB/ThcOx family dehydrogenase gives rise to the protein MKKQDVKNNKIKVSKEELEAKEIPLLFSVVNFSSNLHISMYVDSIGIKTSESSYRAMMYSEVNRNISEEYLLNSKKSSIDLTSLLNVGNYSLFPIGASLSNRKLLEDDVHKKGNAIKLPNYKNLNAPIGAVIRSRRSRRDFKGEALTLVDLSTLLYYGDGISGDFSFNFPKEDYGTITLGDEYISKVRTAPSGGGLYPIYLYIVALNIKGIDKGVYKYMPYTHSLEKIKIFSDEDVENYCKDNVFGGGIDLRKTALSVYYVYSLFENTRKYGDMALSFALIETGEIAQNIQLAAAASGISACDIGGFNKSLSEQLLNIDGQTNHIVHLTLLSK
- a CDS encoding YbaN family protein, whose amino-acid sequence is MRILFISLGFLFMGIGVIGVVVPILPTAPFLLLSGFFFAKGSKKFHDWFISTNLYKKHLESFVKSKTMTLKSKLTILIPVTIMLSIALVFINHLHARIALVVVLLIKYIYFFAYIKTTKEYSGSIETNIELDKEN
- a CDS encoding TetR/AcrR family transcriptional regulator → MNNIVTSKEEILRVSRELIKKRGLNSINMRSLAEASNIAVGSIYNYFKSKEELTIEVIGSVWMDIFHPSNVCLESDSFLDIVDTIYKNLEKGSKKYPSFFSMHSTMMFGKNKSKGINMMNMVKKHIKEGLYKTLINDKKVREDAFNDNFTADKFIDTIFSFIISSMINADYDGSMIKEIIKRTIY
- a CDS encoding Glu/Leu/Phe/Val dehydrogenase family protein, which translates into the protein MEYLAKETNFVAGLRSKSGYPSPMTAYCVYMAIKASALKAFGTDNLGGKKISIQGFGHIGLVLCDYLAKDNVHLFVSDIDNDKVKKVVELYKAKEVDVNSIYEQDVDIFAPCGLGAIINDETIPKLKCKVIAGSPNNVLKESHHGRILKEKGIVYAPDYVANAGGVINVAMENPTYNYEAAKSATEKIYNRILEIFEISDRENISTNEAADKLAMQE
- a CDS encoding ABC transporter ATP-binding protein/permease, translating into MINKRLISLMGNAKKYIAWHVIIQLVNLALNITAVIFMADIIQKASQGNVLKEDILKVAIAIFVIVILRFRFNILMANMSYHASGRVKQTLREKMYSKLLTLGSRYKEKFSTSEIVQISMEGVDQLETYFGRYLPQFFYSMIAPIVLFCVLSTISVKSAVILLICVPLIPISIIAIVQIAKRILKKYWGSYSDLGEIFLEDVQGLTTLKIYKADEKKNEEMNIEAEKFRIATMNLLFMQLNSTTIMDIIAYGGAALGVIISVLEYMKGNINLAGTFTIIMLSAEFFIPLRLLGSFFHIAMNGISASDKMFEILDMEEDDKRVNNINKENEEITFKDVSFAYNKDKTILKNINMTIKEKSFVSIVGVSGSGKSTIAGLISLKNENYKGSIKIGDIELDTINKDDLYKKIVVVDHNSYLFEGTVYDNLKMAGNTITEKQMNEALKKVELYDFLQTENGLNTIIMEKAANLSGGQRQRLALARAILFNADIYIFDEATSNVDVESEESIMQIIRDIAKEKTVILISHRLYNCIPSDHIYFLKDGIIMEEGTHNKLMNLNGEYAKIYNEQSNLESITKGESLSIAI
- a CDS encoding Glu/Leu/Phe/Val dehydrogenase dimerization domain-containing protein, translated to MRLARGISLKSACAGLDLGGGKTVIMADPKKLKEMSFSGDLTEDL